A stretch of Sinimarinibacterium sp. NLF-5-8 DNA encodes these proteins:
- a CDS encoding toluene-4-monooxygenase system B family protein, which yields MAQFPIISNFQYDFVLQLVSVDTENTMDEVAAAAAYHSVGRRVAPQPGKVVRVRRQGGETFWPRDVRLCETDIKPMESLEFIFSDR from the coding sequence ATGGCACAATTTCCAATCATTTCCAATTTTCAGTACGACTTCGTGTTGCAACTGGTGTCGGTCGATACCGAAAACACCATGGATGAAGTCGCTGCGGCAGCGGCGTATCACTCGGTGGGGCGCCGCGTCGCCCCCCAGCCCGGCAAGGTGGTGCGGGTCAGGCGGCAGGGCGGCGAAACCTTCTGGCCGCGTGATGTTCGTCTCTGCGAGACCGACATCAAGCCGATGGAGTCTCTTGAATTCATCTTCAGCGACCGCTGA
- a CDS encoding response regulator transcription factor — MTTERTTVHVVDDDQSMRMALSSLIRSTGLHVELHASADEFLAAQDTLGEGPACLVLDIRMPGMSGLELQRVLNLSGRSIPIIFITGHGDIPMTVRAMKAGAVEFLTKPFLEQSLLDAIQSAIERAQAAHRELSQTAAIRARFQTLSPREREVLALILRGLRNKQVAWELGISEVTVKVHRHNVMGKMKAGTLPTLISMLGQIQAADALGLDDV, encoded by the coding sequence ATGACCACTGAGCGTACAACGGTGCATGTGGTCGATGATGACCAGTCGATGCGAATGGCACTGAGCAGCCTGATTCGCTCCACGGGGCTGCACGTCGAACTGCACGCCTCTGCGGACGAATTTCTGGCGGCACAGGACACCCTCGGCGAAGGGCCAGCCTGTCTGGTGCTGGACATTCGGATGCCCGGCATGAGCGGTCTGGAATTGCAGCGCGTGCTGAATCTGTCCGGGCGCTCGATTCCGATCATCTTCATCACCGGGCATGGCGACATTCCGATGACGGTGCGCGCGATGAAGGCGGGGGCGGTGGAGTTTCTGACCAAGCCGTTTCTGGAGCAGAGCCTGCTCGATGCGATTCAGTCGGCCATCGAACGCGCACAGGCCGCGCACCGCGAGTTGTCGCAGACTGCCGCGATCCGGGCGCGTTTCCAGACGCTGTCGCCGCGTGAGCGGGAGGTGCTGGCGCTGATCCTCCGAGGGCTGAGGAACAAGCAGGTGGCGTGGGAACTCGGCATCAGCGAGGTAACGGTTAAGGTTCATCGTCACAACGTCATGGGCAAGATGAAAGCCGGAACCTTGCCAACGCTGATCTCGATGCTGGGGCAGATTCAGGCCGCTGACGCTCTCGGACTGGACGACGTCTAA
- a CDS encoding ATP-binding protein yields MTKLRYYPEWVSERAVVIGDVVLSARDGEQTQREKLARIVLDEMYQFVGMLDVDGNTLEINQTALSGAGVRLEGLLGKPFWEARWFQVSLEVMATTRRYVRRARQGEFVRCDLEVFGEAHGDQTIIVDFSLRPVRDRSGEVVFLLAEGRNITTKKQVESELIRKTAELQRLLDKVTQLDRLKSEMFANVSHELRTPLTLIMGPAEDLIDSATNLTDRQRDQLVVIQRNAASLLKHVDDLLDLAKLDSGKVAMRYVQCDLAAAVRSIAEQFHAVAPGRSIAYYVFVPRTILAEVDLEKIERVLLNLLSNAFKFTPSGGRIACGLQALDGGRALLTVQDSGPGVPAGLEQAIFERFRQVQQGTTREHSGSGLGLAIAKEFVDLHDGSISVSQAPGGGALFQVEIPLRAPEGTPILPGVSEPGRGSGGTLAELHVEAQPTSETSVGEGASVLLVEDNAEVSRFVRDALASEYRMDTVGDGALALARLLHASPPDLVITDLMLPGMGGDRLVDEMRAHPQLANIPVIVLSARGDPMLRSRLLSESVQDYLTKPFSIHELRARVRNLLSVKLARDQMQRALETQGRDLNHLTRNLIANQYALKESEQRWWAIYEHSPVGIALVTDGGLIRAANPAFRRMLGYSVEEIRECALDHLTPVEERQMMRNRLMRLLSGVVRDDRLQCRFHHKDGSVRLTNTSAALIPASGKAAPMLVLATEDITEQKSAERLLARTRSDLARVGRTSSLGELAASIAHEVNQPLAAIVTNGHACLRWLGANPPNEDEAHLAVQRIVTDANRAGEVIKRIRNFLRRGDPVRRSIDVHAVINDVLAMIRQEAQTQDIVLQAILDEHLPQVMGDAVQLQQVVLNLVMNALESISSSGKRQGRVVIRAVRHDDASARVDVRDTGAGLDVDACEKIFEGFYTTKSDGMGMGLAISQSIVDAHGGRLWATPGHEGGATFHFTIPFHAEDEDDH; encoded by the coding sequence ATGACCAAGTTGCGGTACTACCCGGAATGGGTATCCGAGCGCGCCGTGGTGATCGGCGATGTGGTGCTCTCGGCGCGTGATGGCGAACAGACCCAGCGCGAGAAGCTGGCGCGCATCGTGCTGGACGAGATGTATCAGTTCGTCGGAATGCTCGACGTGGATGGCAACACGCTGGAAATCAATCAGACCGCGTTGAGCGGCGCGGGCGTGCGGCTGGAGGGGTTGCTCGGCAAACCATTCTGGGAGGCGCGCTGGTTTCAGGTATCGCTGGAGGTGATGGCCACCACCCGGCGCTACGTCCGGCGTGCGCGGCAGGGCGAATTTGTGCGCTGCGATCTGGAAGTGTTCGGCGAAGCGCACGGCGATCAGACCATCATCGTCGATTTTTCGTTGCGCCCGGTGCGGGATCGTTCCGGCGAAGTGGTGTTCCTGCTGGCGGAAGGACGCAACATCACCACCAAAAAGCAGGTCGAATCCGAACTGATCCGCAAGACCGCAGAATTGCAGCGTCTGCTGGATAAAGTCACCCAGCTCGATCGGCTCAAGAGCGAAATGTTTGCCAACGTCAGCCATGAACTGCGCACGCCGCTGACGCTGATCATGGGGCCGGCAGAGGATTTGATCGACAGCGCCACCAACCTGACCGACCGGCAACGGGATCAACTGGTGGTCATCCAGCGCAATGCGGCGTCGCTGCTCAAGCACGTCGATGATCTGCTCGATCTGGCCAAGCTGGATTCCGGCAAAGTGGCCATGCGCTATGTGCAGTGTGATCTGGCGGCTGCCGTGCGCAGCATCGCCGAACAGTTTCACGCCGTGGCACCCGGTCGCAGCATCGCCTACTACGTTTTCGTGCCGCGAACGATCCTTGCAGAAGTCGATCTGGAAAAGATTGAGCGTGTGTTGCTCAACCTGCTCTCCAATGCTTTCAAGTTCACTCCATCCGGCGGGCGCATTGCCTGCGGATTACAGGCGCTGGACGGCGGGCGCGCGCTGTTGACGGTGCAGGATTCCGGCCCCGGTGTCCCTGCGGGGCTGGAACAGGCGATTTTCGAGCGTTTCCGGCAGGTGCAGCAGGGCACCACGCGGGAACACAGCGGCAGCGGATTGGGATTGGCGATCGCCAAGGAATTCGTCGATCTGCACGATGGTTCCATCAGCGTCAGTCAGGCGCCCGGAGGCGGCGCGCTGTTTCAGGTGGAAATTCCCCTGCGCGCGCCGGAAGGCACGCCGATCCTGCCCGGCGTTTCCGAGCCGGGACGGGGCAGCGGTGGCACCCTGGCCGAATTGCACGTCGAGGCGCAGCCCACGTCGGAAACCTCGGTGGGCGAAGGGGCTTCGGTGCTGTTGGTGGAAGACAACGCCGAAGTCAGTCGCTTCGTGCGCGACGCACTGGCGTCGGAGTACCGCATGGACACCGTCGGCGATGGCGCGCTGGCACTGGCGCGGCTGCTGCATGCTTCGCCGCCCGATCTGGTCATCACCGATCTCATGTTGCCGGGCATGGGGGGTGATCGGCTGGTGGATGAAATGCGCGCGCATCCGCAACTCGCGAATATTCCCGTCATCGTGCTGTCTGCGCGCGGTGATCCGATGCTGCGCTCGCGGTTGTTGAGCGAATCGGTTCAGGACTACCTGACCAAGCCGTTTTCGATTCATGAACTCCGCGCCCGGGTGCGCAACCTGCTGTCGGTGAAACTGGCGCGCGACCAGATGCAGCGCGCGCTGGAGACGCAGGGGCGAGACCTGAACCACCTGACCCGCAATCTGATTGCCAACCAATACGCGCTGAAGGAATCCGAGCAACGCTGGTGGGCGATCTATGAGCATTCCCCGGTCGGTATTGCGCTGGTCACGGATGGCGGACTGATCCGCGCCGCCAATCCGGCGTTCCGGCGGATGCTGGGGTACAGCGTCGAGGAGATTCGTGAGTGTGCGCTGGATCATCTGACGCCCGTTGAGGAGCGTCAGATGATGCGCAACCGCCTCATGAGGCTGCTGAGCGGCGTCGTGCGTGATGATCGCCTGCAATGCCGGTTTCACCACAAGGACGGCAGCGTGCGCCTGACCAACACCAGCGCCGCGCTGATTCCGGCGTCTGGCAAGGCCGCGCCGATGCTGGTGCTGGCGACCGAAGACATCACCGAACAGAAATCGGCGGAGCGGTTGCTGGCGCGCACCCGCAGCGATCTGGCGCGCGTCGGGCGTACCAGTTCACTGGGCGAGCTGGCGGCGTCCATTGCGCATGAGGTCAACCAGCCGCTGGCGGCCATCGTCACCAACGGCCATGCGTGCCTGCGCTGGCTGGGTGCCAATCCGCCCAATGAAGATGAGGCGCATCTGGCCGTCCAGCGCATCGTGACCGACGCCAATCGCGCCGGTGAAGTGATCAAGCGCATCCGTAATTTTTTGCGGCGGGGCGATCCGGTTCGGCGCAGCATCGACGTTCATGCCGTCATCAACGACGTGCTGGCGATGATCCGTCAGGAGGCGCAGACGCAGGACATCGTGTTGCAAGCGATTCTGGACGAGCATTTGCCGCAGGTGATGGGCGATGCCGTACAGCTTCAGCAGGTCGTTCTGAATCTGGTCATGAACGCGCTGGAGTCGATCTCGTCGAGTGGCAAGCGGCAGGGTAGAGTGGTCATCCGCGCGGTGCGACACGACGATGCGTCGGCGCGCGTCGATGTGCGCGATACCGGCGCGGGTCTGGATGTGGATGCGTGCGAAAAAATCTTCGAGGGTTTCTACACCACCAAGTCCGACGGCATGGGCATGGGGCTGGCGATCAGCCAATCCATCGTCGATGCGCATGGCGGGCGATTATGGGCGACGCCCGGACACGAGGGCGGGGCGACCTTCCATTTCACGATCCCTTTCCACGCGGAGGACGAGGATGACCACTGA
- a CDS encoding DUF1302 family protein — MLLLAPTGLRAEWTTDVFYENDSRYRLEDATGQTVGWSKFRNTIQAEIDGSLGGGWRLNTVLRGSWDGVYEANDDQYGDKAGGSIFLNSVGGPPPLPHGGGAVNKEVVNGLGLGNNTFGFNATDPTAPRYNPNEGLRVLGDRWHRVGEGVAFGVPVRPCDVDSRGCLNLGGYGNLDKNELAFAEFNDRLDALREITLSNSFPVGDDQVFVKVGRQQVVWGRTDLFRVLDVINPVDFSRNNIYDELQDIRIPMWIATAEWRMGPTAKLQDSNLQLVWNFDKFRPNNLGQCGTANVILDAGCLFRGLSNLWENGGTVSNFANVDDGVLLATDFGPGQIGLRSAQLPSWKLSNTQIGVKFEGITAGGLSFSLNALNYRSQLPSLRGGRAAENAFTGQRCDDGNDRCDYLIAFDLVYPRVNLFGASADFQLVELKAAVRMEAAYTQGEEFANTLSPELYSKNDVFRSVIGIDRPFFIPFISKSRTTLVSAQLFYQHIFDHQLEQGQFGKVGMPDWQDNVTGTLLIKAFLANDRVSPQVITAYDFRAQALVMAPSIEWIYSDHLKITVGANLKTLDGTENLVFDDCRSCNPWPPFTAPFGDADALTAYSRGFSGFEPLGRFRAGPIGAAWKEDEAFVTVRYSF; from the coding sequence ATGCTGCTGCTGGCGCCAACAGGGTTGCGGGCGGAGTGGACGACCGACGTTTTCTATGAAAACGACTCGCGCTATCGCCTTGAAGATGCCACCGGACAAACGGTGGGCTGGTCAAAGTTTCGTAATACCATCCAGGCCGAAATTGATGGCAGCCTGGGCGGGGGATGGCGGCTCAATACGGTGCTGCGTGGCTCCTGGGATGGCGTCTATGAAGCCAATGACGATCAATATGGCGACAAGGCGGGCGGCAGCATCTTTCTGAATTCCGTGGGCGGCCCGCCGCCATTGCCGCACGGCGGTGGTGCGGTGAATAAAGAGGTGGTCAATGGTCTGGGGCTGGGCAATAACACGTTCGGCTTCAATGCCACAGATCCCACTGCGCCGCGTTATAACCCCAACGAAGGGCTGCGCGTGCTCGGTGACCGCTGGCATCGCGTCGGGGAAGGGGTGGCGTTCGGCGTGCCTGTTCGTCCCTGTGATGTCGATTCGCGCGGGTGTCTCAATCTCGGCGGGTACGGCAATCTCGACAAAAACGAGCTGGCGTTTGCCGAGTTCAATGATCGCCTGGATGCACTCAGAGAAATTACGCTGAGTAACAGTTTTCCGGTTGGCGATGACCAGGTGTTCGTCAAGGTCGGCCGTCAGCAGGTGGTTTGGGGGCGTACCGACCTGTTTCGTGTGCTCGACGTGATCAACCCGGTGGATTTTTCACGCAACAACATTTACGACGAGCTGCAAGACATCCGCATTCCGATGTGGATTGCCACCGCCGAGTGGCGCATGGGGCCGACTGCAAAGTTGCAGGACAGCAACCTGCAACTGGTCTGGAATTTTGACAAGTTCCGCCCCAACAACCTCGGCCAGTGTGGGACGGCCAACGTGATTCTGGATGCGGGCTGCCTGTTCCGGGGACTGTCCAATCTGTGGGAGAACGGCGGCACCGTATCCAACTTTGCCAACGTGGATGATGGCGTGTTGCTGGCCACTGATTTTGGCCCCGGCCAGATTGGGCTGCGCAGCGCGCAACTGCCGAGCTGGAAGCTTTCGAATACGCAGATCGGCGTCAAGTTTGAAGGGATTACGGCCGGAGGGCTGAGTTTTTCGTTGAACGCGCTCAATTACCGCTCGCAGTTGCCCTCGTTGCGCGGTGGGCGCGCGGCCGAAAATGCGTTCACCGGCCAGCGCTGTGATGATGGCAATGATCGCTGTGATTATCTGATCGCGTTTGATCTGGTGTACCCGCGCGTGAACCTGTTCGGCGCGTCGGCGGATTTCCAGTTGGTGGAACTCAAGGCTGCCGTGCGCATGGAAGCGGCGTATACGCAGGGTGAGGAGTTTGCCAACACCTTGTCGCCGGAGCTGTATTCCAAGAACGATGTGTTCCGTTCGGTGATCGGGATCGACCGTCCGTTTTTCATCCCCTTCATCAGCAAATCGCGCACCACGCTGGTGTCTGCCCAGTTGTTCTACCAGCATATTTTTGATCATCAGTTGGAGCAGGGGCAGTTTGGCAAGGTGGGGATGCCCGACTGGCAGGACAATGTCACCGGCACGCTGTTGATCAAGGCGTTTCTGGCCAATGATCGTGTCAGCCCGCAGGTGATCACCGCCTACGATTTTCGCGCGCAGGCACTGGTGATGGCACCGTCGATCGAGTGGATCTACAGCGACCATCTGAAGATCACCGTAGGGGCAAATCTCAAAACCCTCGATGGCACTGAAAATCTGGTGTTTGACGACTGTCGATCCTGCAATCCGTGGCCGCCGTTTACCGCGCCGTTCGGTGATGCCGACGCGCTCACGGCGTACTCGCGAGGTTTTTCCGGGTTTGAACCGCTGGGGCGTTTCCGTGCCGGGCCAATTGGTGCCGCGTGGAAGGAAGACGAGGCTTTTGTGACTGTCCGCTATTCGTTCTGA
- a CDS encoding toluene monooxygenase, with translation MALLERHDWYDIARNTNWNPTYVEESELFPDLLTGAKGVPMAEWESYDEPYKISYSEYVRVQREKDAGAYSVKAALERSRMFEEADPGWLSILKSHYGAIALGEYAAMSAEARMTRFGRAPGMRNMATFGMMDENRHAQLQLYFPHSYCAKDRQFDWAHKAYHSNAWGAIAARHSFDDLFLSRSATDIAIMLTFAFETGFTNMQFLGLAADAAEAGDFTFSSLISSIQTDESRHAQIGGPALQVLLANGRKAEAQKLVDVAIARAWRLFCLLTGTAMDYATPLEHRNQSFKEFMLEWIVGQFERSLLDLGLDLPWYWNQMIEEFDYQHHAYQMGIWFWRPTMWWNVAAGMTPDCRDWLEEKYPGWNDTFGKAWDVIIDNLVAGRTEKTLPETLPIVCNMSQIPICAVPGKGWNVKDYPLDYQGRTYHFNSEIDRWVFQQDPLRYRDHLSVVDRFLAGHIQPPDLSGALKYMNLSPGEIGQDAHQYAWVSAYRDQRYQKKVA, from the coding sequence ATGGCCTTGCTCGAACGCCACGACTGGTACGACATTGCACGCAACACCAATTGGAATCCCACTTACGTTGAGGAATCCGAGTTATTTCCCGACCTGCTGACCGGCGCCAAGGGCGTGCCGATGGCGGAATGGGAGTCCTACGACGAACCCTACAAAATTTCGTATTCCGAATATGTGCGCGTTCAGCGTGAAAAGGATGCCGGCGCCTATTCGGTCAAGGCGGCGCTGGAGCGCAGCCGGATGTTCGAGGAAGCCGATCCGGGCTGGTTGTCGATCCTGAAATCGCATTACGGTGCGATTGCCCTGGGCGAATACGCGGCGATGAGCGCCGAAGCGCGCATGACCCGTTTTGGGCGCGCGCCGGGGATGCGCAACATGGCGACCTTCGGGATGATGGACGAGAACCGTCATGCCCAGTTGCAGCTTTACTTTCCGCACAGCTATTGCGCCAAGGATCGCCAGTTCGACTGGGCGCACAAGGCGTATCACAGCAACGCATGGGGTGCGATTGCCGCGCGCCACAGCTTTGATGATCTGTTCTTGTCCCGCAGTGCCACCGACATTGCGATCATGTTGACGTTTGCCTTTGAAACGGGCTTTACCAACATGCAGTTCCTCGGTCTGGCGGCGGATGCGGCCGAAGCCGGAGACTTCACCTTCTCCAGCCTGATTTCCAGCATCCAGACCGACGAGTCGCGTCATGCGCAGATTGGTGGCCCCGCGCTACAGGTGCTGTTGGCCAATGGCCGCAAGGCCGAGGCGCAGAAACTGGTGGATGTGGCGATTGCCCGTGCGTGGCGCTTGTTCTGTCTGCTGACGGGCACGGCGATGGATTACGCGACGCCGTTGGAGCATCGCAACCAGTCGTTCAAGGAATTCATGCTGGAATGGATCGTCGGCCAGTTCGAGCGTTCGCTGCTCGATCTCGGACTCGATCTGCCGTGGTACTGGAACCAGATGATCGAGGAATTCGACTACCAGCACCACGCGTATCAGATGGGCATCTGGTTCTGGAGGCCGACCATGTGGTGGAACGTGGCAGCAGGCATGACGCCGGATTGCCGCGACTGGCTGGAAGAAAAATATCCCGGCTGGAACGACACCTTTGGCAAGGCGTGGGACGTGATTATCGACAATCTGGTGGCGGGGCGGACTGAAAAGACGCTGCCGGAAACCCTGCCGATCGTCTGCAACATGAGCCAGATTCCCATCTGCGCGGTCCCCGGCAAGGGGTGGAACGTCAAGGATTATCCGCTGGATTATCAGGGACGCACTTACCACTTCAATTCGGAAATCGACCGCTGGGTATTCCAGCAAGACCCGCTGCGCTACCGCGATCACTTGTCCGTCGTCGATCGTTTTCTGGCCGGTCATATCCAGCCGCCCGATCTGTCCGGTGCCTTGAAATACATGAATCTGTCTCCCGGCGAAATCGGTCAGGACGCGCATCAGTACGCATGGGTATCGGCGTACCGCGATCAGCGTTATCAGAAAAAAGTGGCGTGA
- a CDS encoding aromatic/alkene monooxygenase hydroxylase subunit beta, protein MTQAEVLKPLKTWSHLAARRRKPSEYEIVSTNLHFSTNNPDAPFELDSDFDMARWFKQYRNASPLQHPDWNAYRDPDEMVYRTYNIQQDGQETYVLGLFDQFSSRGHDAMLDSTWVGALARLYTPARYLFHTLQMGSAYLSQMAPASTISNCATYQAADSLRWLTHTAYRTRELGNSFPDVGLGRDERHYWENDPVWQGWRKLVERALIAWDWGESFVALNLVTRPAVEETLLRALGHAARQNGDTLLGLLTDAQLTDAQRHRRWATELVRFACEQPGNRDVLAGWIAKWAPLADDAMAAYGAALPEGDKAVARAQDAARQFREGLLA, encoded by the coding sequence ATGACTCAAGCCGAAGTGCTCAAACCTCTCAAAACGTGGAGTCATCTGGCTGCGCGCCGCCGCAAGCCGAGTGAATACGAGATCGTCTCCACCAATCTTCACTTTTCCACCAACAATCCGGATGCGCCGTTTGAACTCGATTCCGACTTCGACATGGCGCGCTGGTTCAAGCAATACCGCAATGCGTCGCCGTTGCAGCATCCCGACTGGAACGCCTACCGCGATCCTGACGAAATGGTGTACCGCACCTACAACATCCAGCAGGATGGTCAGGAAACCTATGTGCTGGGATTGTTTGACCAGTTCTCGTCACGCGGACATGACGCAATGCTGGATTCCACTTGGGTGGGTGCGCTGGCACGTCTCTACACCCCGGCACGCTATCTGTTTCATACGCTGCAAATGGGTTCGGCGTATCTGTCGCAGATGGCACCGGCGTCAACGATTTCCAACTGTGCGACGTATCAGGCGGCGGATTCGCTGCGCTGGCTGACGCACACGGCGTACCGTACCCGCGAGCTGGGCAACAGTTTCCCCGACGTCGGGCTGGGCAGGGATGAACGGCATTATTGGGAAAACGATCCGGTCTGGCAGGGCTGGCGCAAGCTGGTCGAACGCGCCCTGATTGCGTGGGATTGGGGTGAAAGTTTCGTCGCGCTGAATCTGGTGACGCGCCCTGCCGTCGAAGAAACGCTGCTGCGTGCGCTGGGACATGCGGCACGCCAGAACGGCGATACCCTGTTGGGTCTGCTGACCGACGCACAGTTGACCGACGCGCAGCGGCACCGCCGTTGGGCAACCGAGCTGGTGCGATTCGCCTGCGAGCAACCCGGCAATCGTGACGTGCTGGCGGGCTGGATCGCCAAATGGGCGCCGCTGGCCGACGATGCGATGGCAGCCTACGGCGCGGCGCTGCCGGAAGGTGACAAAGCCGTGGCGCGCGCACAGGACGCAGCGCGGCAATTCCGTGAAGGCTTGCTGGCATGA
- a CDS encoding Rieske 2Fe-2S domain-containing protein, whose protein sequence is MTFEKACSLDDVWEGEMIEVDVGGHVVLLVGMKGGEVKAFQGMCPHQDIPLCEGKFDGCTLMCKAHQWTFEMATGKGINPGDCRLASYPVRIEGDDVLVDVDGVKPLFAHS, encoded by the coding sequence ATGACATTTGAAAAAGCGTGCTCTCTCGACGACGTATGGGAGGGTGAGATGATCGAAGTGGATGTGGGCGGTCACGTTGTGCTGCTGGTTGGGATGAAGGGCGGTGAAGTCAAAGCCTTTCAGGGTATGTGCCCGCATCAGGACATTCCGCTGTGCGAAGGCAAGTTTGACGGATGCACGCTGATGTGCAAGGCGCATCAGTGGACGTTTGAAATGGCAACCGGCAAGGGTATCAATCCCGGCGATTGCAGGCTGGCCTCATATCCCGTGCGGATCGAGGGAGACGACGTGCTGGTGGACGTGGATGGCGTCAAGCCGTTGTTCGCCCACTCATGA
- a CDS encoding MmoB/DmpM family protein — protein MMKTNPADAHRNNRVGPVMRAGGITAGVIEAAEEDNPEKVIRVEDKVAYVRIDCDGELILRRATLERTLGRAFKMSELEVNLASFAGRIETSEDQVRFYYEKTL, from the coding sequence ATGATGAAAACCAATCCTGCCGACGCGCACCGCAACAATCGCGTCGGCCCCGTCATGCGCGCCGGTGGCATCACCGCCGGGGTGATCGAAGCGGCAGAAGAAGACAACCCCGAAAAAGTGATCCGGGTGGAGGACAAAGTCGCCTATGTGCGCATCGACTGCGACGGCGAGCTGATTCTGCGCCGTGCCACGCTGGAACGGACGCTGGGGCGGGCTTTCAAGATGTCCGAACTGGAGGTCAACCTCGCTTCGTTTGCCGGTCGCATCGAGACCAGCGAAGACCAGGTTCGCTTTTATTACGAAAAGACCCTTTGA
- a CDS encoding DUF1329 domain-containing protein, with the protein MYKKSIVVLALMASVGIAQAAADADVELSFNPYKNGVPTFPGLTAGVVVNQSNADQFKEALDEAQYQAVKNGWTEMTVGATTAFEVDTHYVEATRANVGKAALGEKNGEIVGYVAGRPFPEEPSIEDPRAGEKVAWNYKYGINWGDGAAIYPFYWKYRNLESGQVERTIKFNFHFLNFKHRVQHDPVPEILPNPSELFRGIYVKVLAPQDLKDTQLLIQRYENDLKFDDAYLYLGFQRRVRRLATGQTTDAFLGADLMIEDFEGYNGRVSDMQWTYKGTKNILMPFYNHNDLSLTDEYKESDGYQYVDFGGQGGCYPNITWQLRKVYVLEAVPVNKGHPISKRVFHIDAQFYTINRTLIYDRKGELWKSWTIGKSHPDHHLPINKGTGIAIDDSFSIVDVQARHCTTGQFKGQVDPKLNPPSLFQVQNMRGSN; encoded by the coding sequence ATGTATAAAAAATCCATAGTTGTGCTGGCGCTGATGGCCAGCGTCGGCATCGCACAGGCGGCGGCTGATGCCGATGTGGAGCTCAGCTTCAACCCGTATAAAAACGGCGTCCCCACATTTCCGGGTTTGACGGCGGGCGTGGTGGTCAACCAAAGCAATGCCGACCAGTTCAAGGAAGCGTTGGATGAGGCGCAGTACCAGGCCGTCAAGAATGGTTGGACAGAGATGACGGTTGGCGCAACGACAGCCTTCGAAGTCGATACGCATTACGTCGAGGCGACCCGCGCCAATGTGGGCAAGGCAGCGCTCGGCGAGAAGAATGGCGAGATCGTCGGCTACGTCGCCGGGCGTCCATTCCCTGAGGAGCCTTCCATCGAAGATCCGCGTGCAGGCGAAAAAGTCGCTTGGAACTACAAATATGGGATCAACTGGGGGGATGGTGCGGCGATCTACCCGTTTTATTGGAAATACCGCAATCTGGAATCCGGGCAGGTTGAGCGCACCATCAAGTTCAACTTTCACTTTCTCAACTTCAAGCATCGCGTACAGCATGATCCGGTGCCGGAAATCCTGCCCAACCCGTCCGAGCTGTTTCGCGGCATCTACGTCAAAGTGCTCGCGCCGCAGGATCTCAAAGACACGCAGCTTTTGATCCAGCGTTACGAAAACGACCTCAAGTTTGACGATGCCTACCTGTATCTGGGCTTTCAGCGGCGCGTCCGGCGGCTGGCCACCGGGCAGACCACCGACGCCTTCCTCGGGGCCGATCTGATGATCGAAGACTTCGAAGGCTACAACGGTCGCGTATCGGACATGCAGTGGACGTACAAAGGCACCAAAAACATCCTGATGCCGTTCTACAACCACAACGACCTGTCGCTGACGGACGAGTACAAGGAAAGCGATGGCTATCAATATGTCGATTTTGGCGGGCAGGGCGGCTGTTATCCCAACATCACCTGGCAGTTGCGCAAGGTTTATGTTCTTGAAGCGGTGCCGGTGAACAAAGGGCATCCGATCTCAAAGCGCGTCTTCCACATTGATGCCCAGTTCTACACCATCAATCGCACGCTGATTTATGACCGCAAGGGCGAGCTGTGGAAAAGCTGGACGATCGGCAAATCACACCCCGATCATCACCTGCCCATCAACAAAGGCACCGGCATCGCCATCGACGACTCGTTCTCCATCGTGGACGTACAGGCGCGGCACTGCACGACCGGACAGTTCAAGGGACAGGTTGATCCCAAGCTGAATCCGCCGTCGCTGTTTCAGGTGCAGAACATGCGGGGCAGCAACTGA